The following proteins are co-located in the Methylomonas sp. 11b genome:
- a CDS encoding efflux RND transporter permease subunit, translated as MNISTWCIKNPMPAMMLFVMLTFGGLYSFKAMQIQNLPDLDLPTITVMASLPGASPSQLETAVARKIENAIATLQGLKHIITKVQDGSVGITAQFRLEKPGQEALDDVRSAVSKVRADMPADLRDPVVTKHDIASSPVLAYAVASNQRDDEALSWFVEDTIAKRLLAVPGVADIKRVGGVSREIRIALDPVKLQSLGTTAADISRQLREVQRESSGGRTDLGQGEQPVRALANAASAEELEWMELSLADGRHIRLNQVATVSDSVAEQRSLALLDGKPVVGFEVTRSRGSSEVDVGVGVQKALAELKAENPDIETTEAFNFVIPVQEEFDGSMALLYEGALLAVLVVWLFLRDWRATFISAVAMPLSAIPAFLGMYYFGFSLNVVTLLALSLVIGILVDDAIVEVENIVRHQRMGKSPYQAAMEAADEIGLAVVATTFSLVAVFLPTAFMSGIAGRFFKQFGWTASLAVLASLLVARMLTPMMSAYLLQHDHKPTAPDGRFMTDYLTMAAWCLKHRLITIGGAMAFFIGSLLLIPLLPQGFIPPDDFPQTQVFVELAPGATLEQTRASAEAARKLIADLPYVKSVYTTIGGDSVGTDALDMSAGAEVRKATLTILLAARNERLVLKQVIEQDIRAALSALSGVRSKVGFGGSGEKYVLVLSGDDPKALNAAARAVEKDLRAIQGIGNIASSASLVRPEIAVRPDFARAADLGVTTAAIAETLRIATVGDYNESLPKLNLAQRQVPIMVKLTEDGRRDLSVLQRLAVPSAKAGIGPVMVSQVANLDLSSGPAVIDRYDRFRNINFEIELASLPLGDLSTVVQAQPSLQALPAGVKQINIGDAEMMAELFGSFGLAMLIGVLCIFIVLVLLFKDFLQPITILLALPLSFGGGFIALLLAQKSFSMPSLIGLIMLMGIATKNSILLVEYAIVARRDHGISRVDALLDACHKRARPIIMTTIAMGAGMLPIAMGMSPADTSFRSPMAITVIGGLVTSTLLSLLVIPVAYTYLDDAKQIMYGLWQRLNKTKNKLALSGEFYELP; from the coding sequence ATGAATATATCCACGTGGTGCATAAAAAACCCCATGCCGGCTATGATGCTGTTTGTGATGCTGACTTTTGGCGGCTTATACAGCTTTAAGGCCATGCAAATCCAGAACCTTCCCGACCTGGATTTGCCGACCATAACCGTTATGGCAAGCCTGCCGGGGGCATCGCCTTCGCAACTGGAAACGGCTGTGGCACGGAAAATAGAAAACGCAATCGCCACTTTGCAAGGCTTGAAACATATCATAACCAAAGTGCAGGATGGCAGCGTCGGCATCACCGCCCAATTCCGCCTGGAAAAGCCTGGGCAGGAGGCCTTGGACGACGTGCGCTCGGCGGTGTCGAAAGTCCGCGCCGACATGCCCGCCGACTTGCGCGACCCGGTCGTCACCAAACACGATATCGCCAGTTCTCCGGTGCTGGCTTACGCGGTCGCCTCCAATCAACGCGACGACGAGGCCTTATCCTGGTTCGTCGAAGATACCATCGCCAAGCGTCTGCTTGCCGTGCCGGGCGTCGCCGATATCAAGCGGGTGGGCGGCGTCAGCCGGGAAATCCGGATTGCCCTGGATCCGGTCAAACTCCAATCCCTCGGCACGACTGCCGCCGATATTTCCAGACAATTACGCGAAGTGCAACGCGAAAGCTCTGGTGGACGTACCGACTTGGGCCAAGGCGAGCAACCTGTCCGCGCTCTGGCCAACGCGGCTTCCGCTGAGGAGTTGGAATGGATGGAACTGTCTCTCGCCGATGGCCGCCACATCCGCCTGAACCAAGTGGCGACAGTCAGCGATAGCGTTGCCGAACAACGCTCGTTGGCTTTATTGGACGGCAAGCCTGTCGTGGGTTTTGAGGTTACCCGCAGCCGTGGCTCCAGCGAAGTGGATGTCGGTGTGGGCGTACAGAAAGCGCTGGCGGAATTAAAGGCGGAAAACCCCGACATCGAAACCACCGAAGCCTTCAATTTCGTGATTCCCGTCCAGGAAGAATTCGACGGTTCCATGGCATTGTTGTACGAAGGCGCATTGCTGGCGGTATTGGTGGTTTGGCTGTTCTTGCGCGACTGGCGGGCAACCTTTATTTCCGCCGTTGCCATGCCGCTGTCCGCCATCCCTGCGTTTTTGGGAATGTATTATTTCGGCTTTTCCCTTAATGTCGTTACCTTGCTGGCGTTGTCGCTGGTGATCGGCATCCTGGTAGACGATGCCATCGTCGAGGTGGAAAACATTGTCCGCCACCAACGCATGGGCAAATCGCCTTATCAGGCGGCGATGGAAGCTGCCGACGAAATCGGCTTGGCGGTGGTGGCGACCACGTTTTCCCTGGTGGCGGTATTTTTGCCGACCGCCTTCATGAGCGGTATCGCCGGACGCTTCTTTAAACAATTCGGCTGGACAGCTTCGTTGGCAGTCCTGGCTTCACTACTCGTCGCCCGAATGTTGACCCCGATGATGTCGGCTTATCTGTTGCAACATGACCATAAGCCGACGGCTCCGGACGGACGGTTTATGACAGATTATCTTACGATGGCCGCATGGTGCCTTAAGCACCGGCTAATTACCATCGGTGGCGCGATGGCGTTTTTCATCGGCTCCCTGCTCTTGATCCCATTATTGCCTCAGGGGTTTATTCCACCGGACGACTTTCCGCAAACCCAGGTTTTTGTCGAACTTGCGCCCGGTGCAACTTTGGAACAAACCCGCGCATCCGCCGAAGCCGCCAGAAAATTGATCGCCGACCTACCTTATGTGAAAAGTGTGTACACCACGATAGGCGGCGATTCCGTCGGCACCGATGCGCTTGACATGTCCGCCGGCGCGGAAGTCCGCAAGGCTACCTTGACCATCTTGTTGGCCGCCCGTAACGAAAGGCTGGTGCTTAAACAAGTCATCGAACAAGATATTAGGGCCGCTTTGTCGGCTTTGTCCGGTGTCCGCAGCAAAGTCGGATTCGGCGGATCGGGCGAAAAATATGTTCTGGTGCTGAGTGGCGACGATCCCAAAGCATTGAATGCCGCAGCCAGGGCGGTCGAAAAGGACTTAAGGGCCATCCAAGGCATCGGCAACATCGCTTCCAGCGCCTCGTTGGTCAGACCGGAAATCGCCGTCAGGCCTGATTTCGCCCGCGCCGCCGACTTGGGCGTAACAACCGCCGCCATCGCCGAGACCTTGCGTATCGCCACCGTCGGCGATTACAACGAGTCCCTGCCCAAGCTTAATCTCGCCCAACGCCAAGTGCCGATCATGGTCAAACTGACCGAGGACGGGCGGCGCGACTTAAGCGTGTTGCAACGGCTTGCCGTACCGTCAGCCAAAGCGGGTATCGGCCCGGTCATGGTCAGCCAAGTCGCCAACCTTGACTTGTCCAGCGGCCCAGCCGTGATCGACCGTTACGACCGCTTCCGCAACATCAATTTTGAAATCGAACTGGCCAGCCTGCCGTTGGGCGATCTGAGCACCGTTGTACAGGCCCAGCCTAGTCTCCAAGCGCTACCCGCAGGGGTAAAGCAAATCAATATCGGCGATGCCGAAATGATGGCCGAACTTTTCGGCAGTTTTGGCTTGGCCATGCTAATAGGCGTACTCTGTATCTTTATCGTGCTAGTCCTGTTGTTTAAGGATTTTTTGCAGCCCATCACGATATTGTTGGCCTTGCCGCTATCGTTTGGCGGCGGCTTTATCGCCCTGCTGTTGGCACAAAAAAGTTTTTCCATGCCGTCTTTGATCGGGCTGATCATGCTGATGGGTATCGCTACCAAAAATTCGATCTTGTTGGTGGAGTACGCCATCGTCGCCAGACGCGACCACGGCATAAGCCGGGTCGATGCCCTGCTGGATGCCTGCCACAAGCGCGCCCGGCCCATCATCATGACCACTATCGCCATGGGCGCAGGCATGTTGCCGATTGCCATGGGCATGAGCCCGGCGGACACCTCCTTCCGCAGCCCGATGGCGATCACCGTCATCGGCGGCTTGGTGACGTCTACGCTGCTCAGTTTATTGGTCATCCCGGTCGCTTATACTTATTTGGACGATGCCAAACAGATAATGTACGGGCTATGGCAACGGCTTAACAAAACCAAAAACAAATTGGCCTTATCGGGGGAATTTTATGAATTACCTTAG
- a CDS encoding response regulator, with the protein MKSESASFITLIAADDHGVVCRGLNALLSSEQDLKMLATALGGRQAVALCEELSPDVVLMDIVMPDMDGIEATKRIKRSSPHTHIVILTSVETEQTVVEATQAGALSYLLKDTDPDELVAAIRAAARGESTLSPRIATLLMTAMSRRHSERPFHEELSDREMQVLLLLAQGLSNVLIAEKLGIGEKTVKSHVSNILSKLYLTDRTQATAYAWRHRLLTQ; encoded by the coding sequence GTGAAGTCTGAATCAGCATCTTTTATCACCCTGATCGCCGCTGACGACCACGGCGTTGTTTGCCGGGGCCTGAATGCCTTATTATCATCCGAGCAAGATCTTAAAATGCTGGCTACCGCACTCGGCGGCAGGCAAGCCGTTGCCCTATGCGAGGAACTTTCACCTGATGTTGTCTTGATGGATATCGTCATGCCGGACATGGATGGCATTGAAGCCACCAAACGCATCAAAAGATCAAGTCCCCATACCCATATCGTTATTCTCACTTCGGTTGAAACCGAGCAAACCGTGGTCGAGGCTACGCAGGCCGGCGCACTGTCCTATCTGCTGAAAGATACCGACCCGGATGAATTGGTGGCGGCCATTCGCGCTGCCGCACGGGGCGAAAGTACCCTAAGTCCGCGCATTGCGACGTTGTTAATGACCGCTATGTCGCGTCGTCACAGTGAACGTCCTTTTCATGAAGAACTCAGTGACCGGGAGATGCAGGTTCTGTTATTGCTTGCTCAAGGGCTTTCCAATGTGTTGATTGCCGAGAAGCTGGGCATTGGCGAAAAAACGGTGAAGTCCCATGTCAGCAATATTCTTTCCAAGCTTTATTTAACGGATCGTACTCAAGCCACAGCGTATGCTTGGCGGCATCGTTTGCTGACTCAGTAG
- a CDS encoding DUF4400 domain-containing protein: protein MTRNLLFSLMLWLLEVILVASFVSDRWTRELQRAEDRMMIGYFGAEKESQISRTAQRWFDRLFVSTGIRDSVFRYFIPTERERQMSKGFEDVGRNDLFPFIESRLNVLWDTIFQMIKRLTTACIWLPYLAAALLPFVVDGLVRRKISQTNFDYPSPMAHRYSLYLILGALYLLLVSLTLPFPIPPQAIPIGVFGVAYAVNVLLANTQKRV, encoded by the coding sequence ATGACCCGCAATCTGTTGTTCAGCCTGATGCTCTGGCTACTGGAAGTAATCCTGGTGGCCAGTTTTGTGTCGGACCGCTGGACGCGCGAACTTCAGCGCGCCGAAGACCGGATGATGATCGGCTATTTTGGCGCCGAAAAAGAATCTCAAATCAGCCGTACCGCGCAGCGCTGGTTTGATCGCTTGTTTGTCAGCACCGGGATTCGAGACAGCGTGTTCCGCTATTTCATTCCGACCGAGCGCGAACGCCAGATGTCTAAAGGCTTCGAGGATGTCGGGCGCAATGATTTGTTTCCCTTTATCGAAAGCCGACTGAATGTGCTGTGGGACACGATCTTTCAAATGATCAAGCGCCTGACCACCGCCTGCATTTGGTTGCCATACTTGGCAGCTGCCTTATTGCCGTTTGTCGTAGACGGACTGGTGCGGCGCAAAATCAGCCAGACCAACTTTGATTACCCCAGCCCCATGGCGCATCGCTACAGCCTTTATCTGATTCTGGGCGCGCTGTATCTATTGCTGGTCAGTTTGACCTTACCGTTTCCGATTCCGCCGCAAGCCATCCCGATAGGCGTTTTTGGCGTCGCCTACGCCGTCAACGTGCTGTTGGCCAATACGCAAAAGCGGGTTTAG
- a CDS encoding MlaA family lipoprotein, with protein MKLNNTNTLFAATTLTLLNACASAPTPTADVRDPYENWNRKVQWFNDGLDDYLMRPVAQSYQWVMPDFADQGVSNFFSNIDDVGVTVNSALQGKFAQAGSDSARLVVNTTAGLGGLFDVATLIDLPKHKENFDTTLGEWGVGTGPYLVLPLFGPSSVRGIAGVGGKMVTNPLQYVSGVGMIGILGAVDKRADMLAMDKVVNEAATDRYEFFKNMYLSRDRSMGGVGGNQVNDPLKPDEVDTK; from the coding sequence ATGAAACTTAACAATACCAATACACTCTTTGCGGCAACCACGCTGACTTTACTTAATGCTTGCGCCTCAGCGCCAACCCCAACCGCCGATGTGAGGGATCCTTATGAAAACTGGAACAGAAAAGTGCAGTGGTTTAATGACGGCCTAGACGATTACCTGATGAGACCAGTGGCACAGAGTTACCAATGGGTAATGCCCGATTTTGCCGATCAGGGGGTGTCGAATTTTTTTAGTAACATCGATGATGTCGGTGTCACCGTTAATTCAGCCTTACAAGGGAAATTTGCCCAGGCAGGTTCGGACAGTGCCAGGTTGGTTGTCAACACAACAGCCGGGTTAGGCGGTTTGTTTGATGTTGCCACCTTAATAGATCTACCAAAACACAAAGAAAATTTCGACACAACTCTGGGCGAATGGGGCGTGGGCACAGGGCCTTATTTAGTGCTGCCGCTTTTTGGCCCGAGTTCCGTCAGAGGCATTGCGGGTGTGGGGGGCAAAATGGTGACTAATCCGCTGCAATACGTCAGTGGCGTGGGGATGATCGGCATCCTCGGTGCCGTAGATAAACGTGCGGACATGTTAGCGATGGATAAAGTCGTCAACGAAGCCGCAACGGATCGATATGAGTTTTTCAAAAACATGTATCTGTCGCGAGACAGATCTATGGGTGGGGTGGGCGGTAATCAGGTAAACGACCCTTTAAAACCTGATGAAGTTGATACTAAATGA
- a CDS encoding efflux transporter outer membrane subunit, giving the protein MKQFNLFHFGLILPALSGCALDGGLLTTVGPDYQSPEPPTAQHWYAKQPAPDGLPVAHQGDLSSLSKWWECFGDPVLDRLLAAAQQESASIAKANAQIVEARGNLVSSESVFLPSLDSSLSSTRSNFSMGGTPSLRNQHQLSVQSSWEVDLFGGLARQRQAALSQLQARTASWHDARVAVAAELANAYLAYRYCEAQALLSKEDAESRQASAQLTSMAGSAGFRSPSDVALANASATEGSNLLLKQQAQCERSVKGLVALTGLPEAQIRTLLGDTPQRMAQLPKPPPFQVTAVPANVIRQRPDIATAERDMAAASAKIGVEQAKRFPKLSLSGNITPVFQNINGAALTLAETWSYGPTLSLPLFDAGKRAANVETAKAQYQSAIAQYRAAVRTAVKEVEEALVRLASADQRLPLAHTAAADYQAHFTATRQLYEVGLGNLIDAETARRNAFTAQLAVTELEQEKVSAWIALYRAVGGSWEDRATEPAALVAERLPGQPENPSINIISQP; this is encoded by the coding sequence ATGAAGCAATTTAACCTATTCCACTTCGGCCTTATCCTGCCGGCGTTATCCGGCTGCGCTTTGGACGGCGGCTTATTAACAACGGTCGGCCCCGATTACCAAAGCCCGGAACCGCCCACGGCACAGCACTGGTATGCCAAACAGCCCGCTCCGGATGGATTACCGGTCGCGCATCAAGGCGATTTGTCCAGCTTAAGCAAATGGTGGGAATGTTTCGGCGATCCGGTGCTTGATCGATTGCTTGCCGCCGCGCAACAGGAGAGCGCATCCATCGCCAAAGCCAATGCGCAGATTGTAGAAGCCAGGGGCAACTTAGTCAGCTCCGAATCAGTATTCCTGCCGAGTTTGGATTCAAGCTTAAGCAGCACCCGCTCAAATTTCTCAATGGGCGGCACGCCTAGCCTACGCAACCAACATCAACTCAGTGTGCAGTCCAGTTGGGAGGTCGACTTGTTCGGCGGCTTAGCGCGGCAACGGCAAGCCGCCCTCAGCCAATTGCAAGCGCGTACGGCATCCTGGCACGATGCCCGTGTGGCGGTAGCGGCGGAGCTTGCCAATGCTTATCTGGCTTATCGTTATTGCGAAGCGCAAGCTTTGCTCAGTAAGGAAGATGCCGAATCCAGGCAAGCTTCGGCGCAGCTTACCAGCATGGCCGGTAGCGCCGGATTCCGCAGTCCGTCCGATGTCGCGCTGGCCAATGCCAGCGCCACCGAAGGCAGTAATTTGTTGTTGAAACAGCAGGCGCAATGCGAACGTTCGGTTAAAGGTCTGGTGGCCTTAACCGGTTTGCCGGAAGCGCAAATCCGGACGTTATTGGGCGATACGCCGCAGCGGATGGCGCAATTGCCCAAGCCGCCGCCCTTCCAGGTCACTGCCGTGCCGGCCAATGTGATCAGGCAACGGCCGGACATTGCCACCGCCGAACGCGACATGGCCGCGGCCAGCGCCAAGATCGGCGTGGAACAGGCCAAGCGCTTTCCGAAATTGAGTCTGTCCGGGAATATCACCCCCGTGTTCCAAAACATTAACGGTGCGGCCCTGACCTTGGCGGAAACTTGGTCTTACGGGCCGACGCTCAGCTTGCCGTTGTTCGATGCCGGTAAACGCGCCGCCAATGTGGAAACCGCTAAAGCCCAATACCAGTCGGCCATCGCCCAATATCGAGCGGCGGTCAGGACAGCGGTTAAAGAAGTCGAAGAAGCCTTGGTGCGCTTGGCGAGTGCAGACCAGCGTCTGCCCTTGGCGCATACCGCGGCTGCCGATTACCAAGCCCATTTTACAGCGACCCGGCAATTGTACGAAGTCGGCCTGGGCAACTTGATTGATGCCGAAACCGCCCGCCGCAACGCGTTTACCGCCCAATTGGCGGTCACGGAGTTGGAGCAAGAAAAAGTCAGCGCTTGGATTGCGCTGTATCGTGCCGTCGGCGGAAGCTGGGAAGATCGTGCGACCGAACCAGCGGCTTTAGTTGCGGAAAGATTGCCCGGCCAACCCGAGAACCCATCCATAAACATCATTTCTCAACCCTAG
- a CDS encoding efflux RND transporter periplasmic adaptor subunit, translated as MTKEKSLSIWLVAVALMGLGMTLALSKEAPQATENAKPSARPALNVSVIQPVNRDIPRKLTANGSVAAWQEAIIGAQVSDLRLDEVRVQVGEKVRKGQVLAVFDSKSVMVEIAQTQAALAEAEASLEEARLNADSARKIASSGALSNQMVLQYLTGEKTAQAKAASAKAQLDRQLLRLDHTRVVAVDDGFVSSRTATLGAVATPGQELFRLIRQNRLEWRAEVTAAEMVQLQPGIDVAISVPNVGQVGGKVRYLAPSLDMQSRNGLVYVDLPQAGAAGLRAGMFAQGVFHLGTKAALTIPQDALSLREGFSYVFRLGEFAQNQAKVIQVKVQLGESAGDHYEILSGLKPEDQIVASGAAFLADGDNVRVLR; from the coding sequence ATGACTAAAGAAAAATCGCTAAGCATTTGGCTTGTCGCGGTCGCGCTCATGGGCTTAGGGATGACCCTGGCGCTGAGCAAGGAAGCGCCGCAAGCCACTGAAAACGCCAAACCAAGCGCTAGACCGGCGCTGAATGTATCGGTTATCCAACCGGTCAATCGGGACATCCCGCGAAAATTAACCGCAAACGGCTCGGTCGCGGCCTGGCAGGAAGCCATCATTGGCGCACAAGTCAGCGACTTGCGTCTGGACGAAGTGCGTGTGCAGGTCGGCGAAAAGGTCCGTAAAGGCCAAGTATTGGCGGTGTTCGACAGTAAAAGCGTGATGGTCGAGATCGCCCAAACCCAGGCGGCCTTGGCTGAGGCCGAGGCCAGCCTGGAAGAAGCTCGACTAAATGCCGACAGCGCCCGAAAAATTGCATCCTCCGGTGCGTTAAGCAACCAAATGGTGCTGCAATACTTGACCGGGGAAAAAACGGCGCAAGCCAAAGCCGCCTCGGCAAAGGCGCAATTGGACCGGCAGCTTTTGCGCTTGGACCACACCCGCGTCGTTGCTGTCGACGACGGGTTCGTCTCTTCGCGCACCGCCACCTTGGGCGCGGTGGCCACGCCGGGACAAGAACTGTTCCGGCTAATCCGGCAAAATCGCCTGGAATGGCGAGCGGAAGTCACTGCTGCCGAAATGGTGCAACTTCAGCCCGGTATCGACGTGGCGATTTCGGTGCCCAACGTCGGTCAAGTCGGCGGTAAAGTGCGTTATTTGGCACCCAGCCTGGATATGCAAAGCCGTAACGGGCTGGTTTATGTCGATTTGCCCCAAGCCGGAGCAGCCGGTCTGCGCGCCGGTATGTTTGCCCAGGGTGTATTCCATTTGGGCACTAAGGCCGCGCTGACCATACCGCAAGACGCCTTATCGCTGCGCGAAGGCTTCAGCTATGTTTTTCGCTTAGGAGAATTTGCCCAAAACCAAGCGAAGGTTATCCAAGTCAAAGTGCAATTAGGCGAAAGTGCGGGCGACCATTACGAAATCCTTTCGGGGCTTAAGCCCGAAGACCAGATAGTTGCTAGCGGCGCGGCCTTTTTGGCGGACGGCGACAATGTCCGGGTGCTGCGTTAA
- the lpxD gene encoding UDP-3-O-(3-hydroxymyristoyl)glucosamine N-acyltransferase: MKSYSILEINEVLKGVILGTTDQKITAPEQIELANSSEISFIGNKKYEKFWGISKAAVAIVNEDISIEPGLNRAFIKVKNAELAMSRVLKLFAPPMPLFNSEIHPTAVVDKTAIMGNGARIGAGCYIGPNVVLGDNTTLYPNVTIFDDCTIGNNTIIWSGAVIRERCHIGNDCILHPNATIGADGFGFRPCLETGLAKIPQIGNVVIGNGVEIGANSCVDRGKFSSTVIGDGCKIDNLVQIGHNSRLGRFCVMAGNSGLAGSVTLGDGVVIGGSASINDHVTIGNGAIVGGCSGVIGDVPAGKTVLGYPAVEARVALKQWAILKRLVSFSKK, from the coding sequence ATGAAATCCTATTCAATTCTCGAAATAAACGAAGTTCTTAAAGGCGTGATTTTGGGTACAACGGATCAAAAAATTACAGCTCCGGAACAAATTGAGCTTGCAAATAGTAGCGAGATTTCTTTTATTGGAAACAAAAAATACGAAAAATTTTGGGGAATATCAAAAGCGGCTGTTGCTATTGTAAACGAAGACATTTCGATTGAGCCTGGATTAAATAGGGCTTTTATAAAAGTTAAAAATGCCGAACTAGCGATGTCACGGGTATTAAAACTTTTTGCGCCGCCAATGCCGCTATTCAATAGCGAAATTCATCCAACAGCGGTTGTTGATAAGACCGCCATCATGGGAAACGGGGCAAGGATTGGGGCGGGCTGTTATATCGGTCCGAATGTCGTGCTGGGTGACAACACGACGCTTTATCCCAATGTGACGATTTTTGACGACTGCACTATCGGAAACAACACCATTATTTGGTCGGGTGCGGTCATTCGGGAACGTTGCCATATCGGCAACGATTGCATTTTACACCCCAACGCCACCATTGGCGCCGATGGTTTTGGCTTTAGGCCTTGCCTGGAAACAGGCTTGGCAAAAATTCCACAAATTGGCAATGTGGTAATCGGAAATGGCGTTGAAATTGGCGCCAATTCTTGTGTGGATAGAGGTAAATTCAGTTCAACTGTGATAGGCGATGGCTGCAAAATCGATAATCTGGTGCAAATTGGCCATAACAGTAGGCTTGGCCGCTTTTGCGTGATGGCGGGAAATAGCGGTTTAGCCGGATCGGTAACGCTAGGGGACGGCGTTGTCATCGGCGGCAGCGCTTCCATTAACGACCACGTCACCATCGGTAACGGAGCCATTGTCGGTGGATGTTCGGGCGTAATCGGCGATGTTCCCGCCGGAAAAACGGTATTAGGTTATCCAGCCGTGGAAGCGCGTGTTGCATTAAAACAATGGGCCATTTTGAAAAGGCTGGTTAGTTTTTCTAAAAAATAA
- a CDS encoding sensor histidine kinase — MLYIDRMKKFISSCRPAFTRRFWFKLTLVYTVVSIVGIKSLISVFDTIIHYQHFNEAMQPSAVLQTVTERLKPIRRLIASAALDTQDIADAPEIIDDLMMRENLDDNAVADHLRSSSDPTASYVVFDENDRPIAQHLMRADERVIALLMTHRAAVSGGEALVPEHLPHSVFINIPLSVREPTKKGRIALLITAKFSIAKQFYRDEDWVSELMPFVITLCIVMSGYLASKNFIRRLRHITSVSSAWREGDLDQRIIDNDADELSEHSHNLNIMVGQLKELLGLKQQAAIQDERTRMARELHDTVKQNLFALALQLAAISSKAPDLGEAKQNLLESRLILKQAQEQLVGVIAELRIISPEQEGSTVNLLTLCENLESKFNVHIHCVVPPDLMLPDSLFFVVSRVIQESVTNAVRHGNAKLIVISVVKSAMRFELLITDDGMGFNPTLPTEGMGILSMRERAASLPVGTFSIETAPGQGTTIAITWEEHLSEV; from the coding sequence TTGCTTTATATTGACCGTATGAAAAAATTTATCTCATCCTGCCGCCCGGCGTTTACCAGGCGCTTCTGGTTCAAGCTGACCCTTGTTTACACGGTGGTCTCTATAGTCGGCATTAAGTCGCTGATATCTGTTTTTGACACCATTATCCACTACCAACATTTTAATGAAGCGATGCAGCCATCCGCTGTTTTACAGACAGTGACCGAACGCCTGAAACCCATACGGCGCCTGATAGCAAGCGCGGCACTGGATACGCAAGACATCGCCGATGCGCCGGAGATTATTGATGATCTGATGATGCGGGAAAATTTGGACGATAATGCCGTGGCGGATCACTTACGTTCTTCCAGTGATCCAACCGCAAGCTATGTGGTATTTGACGAAAATGACCGCCCTATTGCACAACATCTGATGCGCGCCGATGAACGCGTCATCGCCTTGTTAATGACCCATCGTGCCGCTGTTTCCGGCGGCGAAGCATTGGTCCCCGAGCATTTGCCCCATTCTGTTTTTATTAATATCCCGCTTAGCGTCCGTGAGCCGACAAAAAAAGGGCGCATCGCCCTGCTGATCACGGCAAAATTCAGCATCGCCAAGCAATTCTACCGCGACGAAGACTGGGTTTCGGAGCTCATGCCATTCGTCATTACCCTCTGTATCGTGATGAGCGGGTATTTAGCCTCGAAAAACTTTATCCGGCGGTTACGGCATATCACATCGGTTAGCAGTGCATGGCGTGAGGGGGATTTAGATCAGCGCATTATCGATAACGACGCCGATGAATTATCCGAGCATAGCCACAACTTAAATATCATGGTGGGGCAGTTGAAGGAATTGCTGGGCTTGAAACAACAAGCCGCGATTCAAGATGAGCGGACACGCATGGCGCGAGAACTGCACGATACGGTAAAACAGAATCTGTTCGCCCTTGCGCTGCAACTGGCGGCAATCAGTTCAAAAGCGCCGGATTTAGGCGAGGCAAAGCAAAATCTGCTCGAATCCAGGCTTATCTTGAAACAGGCGCAAGAGCAGCTGGTGGGGGTTATTGCGGAACTGCGGATTATTAGCCCGGAACAGGAGGGCTCTACGGTGAACCTTCTTACCTTGTGCGAAAATCTGGAGAGCAAATTTAATGTGCATATCCATTGCGTCGTTCCGCCGGATTTAATGCTGCCGGACAGCCTGTTTTTTGTGGTAAGTCGCGTTATTCAGGAAAGCGTTACCAACGCCGTACGGCACGGAAACGCAAAGCTAATTGTCATCAGCGTGGTCAAATCAGCAATGCGTTTCGAGTTGCTGATAACAGACGATGGCATGGGTTTCAATCCAACGCTCCCCACCGAGGGGATGGGCATTCTTTCCATGCGCGAGCGTGCCGCTTCACTCCCCGTTGGCACATTCTCAATCGAAACCGCACCAGGCCAGGGAACAACCATTGCAATTACTTGGGAGGAACACCTTAGTGAAGTCTGA